CGACGGCGCTCAACCAGGAGAACTCCGCGAAGCTCGCCGAGGCGCTCGTCATCACCGGCGCTCGCTCCGACGTCTCGCCCAGCGAGGAGTACCTCGCGAAGAACCCCACCGCCGACTTCTTCTCCGAGCTGGTCGCGACCACCCACTTCCGGCCGGCGACCGAGGACTACCCGCGCATCTCCAGCGAGATCCAGGTGGCGACCGAGGAGGTCATCACCGGCAGCGCGACGGTCGAGGATGCGGCGCGCCGCTGGGACGACACCGTGACGAAGATCGTGGGCGACGAGAACACCGTGAAGGGCTGATCGGGTGACGTCGCTGTCATCGGCGCCGACCGGCGCGCGCCGCAGGCGCGGCCGGTCGGCCTCACGGTCCCTCGCCCGCTCGATCCCGCTCCTGCCCGGTGTGGTGCTGCTCGGCGTCTTCATGGCGGGCCCCATCGTCACCGCCATCGTGGGCTCCTTCACCGACTCCTCGCTCACGGGGGCGGCGGCATCCAGCTCGTCCTGGGTCGGGCTGCAGAACTACATCGACCTGTTCACGAGCCCCGACTTCCCGAACGCGGTCTGGCTCACGGTCGTGTTCGTGCTCGTGTCCGGCGTGATCGGGCAGAACGTCGTCGGCATGGTCCTCGCACTGCTGCTCCGCTCGGGCAGCCGCAGGGTCGGCGGATTCGTGAGCACCTTCGTGATCGCCGCGTGGGTGCTGCCCGAGATCGTCGGCGCCTTCGCGGGCTACGCGTTCTTCAGCGAGGACGGGACCCTCAACGCCGTCCTCGCGGGGCTCGGGCTCGAGACCGTCCCCTGGCTCTACGCCTTCCCCATGATGTCGGTCATCATCGCGAACATCTGGCGAGGGTCGGCGATGTCGATGATGATCTACTCCGCCGCCCTGCAGGGCATCCCCGCCGAGATCACGGAGGCCGCCGAGATCGACGGCGCGTCCGGGATCAAGCGGTTCTTCCTCGTCACGCTGCCGATGATCCGCAGCAGCATCGCGACGAACATGATGCTGATCGTCCTGCACACCCTGTCGGTGTTCACCCTGATCTGGGTGATGACGGTCGGCGGGCCGGGGAACAGCAGCACGACGCTGCCGGTCCTCGCCTACCAGGAGGCGTTCAAGTACTCGCAGCTCGGCTACGGCACGGCGATCGCCGCCGTCATGCTCGTCGTCGGCGCGATCTTCTCGGTGATGTACCTGCGCGCCCTGCGCACGGACGGAGGCCCCGAATGAGCATGACCTCTCCCAGCGGACGCGGGCTCCGCCTCGCCGTGAACCTGGTGCTGCTCGTCGTCGGCCTGCTCTTCGCGCTGCCGCTGCTGTGGATGGTGCTCGCCTCCGTCGACGCCTCGGCCACGCTCGCGCTGCAGGCGCCCTCGCTCACGCTCGACAACTTCGCGAAGGTGCTCACGCCGGATCTCGCCGGCCTCCCGCTGCTGAACAGCTTCCTGCTCTCGGCCGGCTGCGCCGTGATCACGGTCGCGCTCGCGACCCTGGCCGCGTATCCCCTGTCGCGCTACCGCACGAAGTTCAACAAGCGCTTCCTCTACACGCTGCTGTTCGCGACGTCGCTGCCGATGACCGTCCTCATGGTCCCGGTGTACTCGCTGTTCGCCCAGCTCAACCTCATCGACTCGCTTCCCGGGACCACGCTGTTCCTCGCGGCGTCGGAGCTGCCCTGGGCGATCTGGCTCATGAAGAACTTCGTCGACTCCGTGCCGACCGAGCTCGAGGAGGCGGCCTGGGTCGACGGCGCCTCCAGCATGCGCGCGCTGTGGACGATCATCGTCCCGCTCATCCGCCCGGGGCTCGCCGTCGTGGGGATCTACGTGTTCTCCCACGCCTGGGGCAACTTCTTCGTGCCCTACGTCCTGCTGCTCAGCCAGCAGTACCAGCCTGCGGCGGTGAGCATCTTCACCTTCTTCGGAGAGTACGGCGCGGTCGCCTACGGACAGCTCGCCGCCTACTCCCTCGTCTACTCGGCTCCCGTGCTCGCGCTCTACGCCTTCGTGTGGAAGTCGCTCGGCGGCGGCTCCGCACTGGCCGGAGCGATGAAGGGATGAGCCGAAGCTCCCGCTCACGAAAGGAACCGCCCGAGTGACTGCCGCCCGGCGACCCAACATCGTCCTCATCCTCACCGACGACCACGCCGCGCACGCCATCGGCGCCTACGGCTCGGTCGTCAACCGCACGCCGCGTATCGACGAGATCGCGGCCGAGGGGCGCGTGCTCGAGAACTGCTTCTGCACGAACTCGCTGTGCGCGCCCTCGCGCGCCAGCATCCTGACGGGCGCGTACAGCCACGTGAACGGCGTGACGACGCTCGGCGCCCACATCGACGCCTCGCAGCCCACCTTCGTCTCGGCGCTGCGGGAGAGCGGATACCGCACGGCGATCGTGGGGAAGTGGCACCTCGGCGACGGCGCGCCCCACGACCCGCAGGGCTTCGACTACTGGGATGTCCTCGTCGAGCAGGGCGAGTACTTCGACCCCACGTTCCTGTCCGCGGAGGGCCGGCGCACCGTCCCCGGCTACGCGACGGATGTCATCACCGACCTGGCGCTCGAGTGGGCGGAGCAGCAGGAGGGCGACGCGCCCTGGTGCCTCCTGATCTGGCACAAGGCGCCGCACCGGCCCTGGGAGCCCGACGAGGCCCACAAGGGCATGTACTCCGATCCCATCCCGGTCCCCGCGACCTTCGGCGACGACTACGCCACGCGGACCTCCGCCGCCCACCGGGCGACCATGCGGGTGGCCGACGACCTCACGCTCGAGGACCTCAAGGAGTACCCGCCGCCCGGCCTCACCTACGAGGAGACCGCGCTCTGGAAGTACCAGCGCTACATGGAGGACTACCTGGCCTGCGTCGCCTCGGTCGACGACAACGTCGGCCGGGTCCTCGACTGGCTCCGGGGGCGCGAGCTCTTCGACGACACCCTCGTCATGTACAGCTCCGACCAGGGCTTCTACCTCGGCGACCACGGCTGGTACGACAAGCGGCTCATGTACGACGAGGCGCTGCGCATGCCGCTGCTCGTCAGCTACCCGCGGCAGATCCCGGCGGACGGCACCCGGCTCGGGCAGATCGTCACGAACGTCGACTTCGCCCAGACCATCCTCGAGGCGGCCGGAGTGGCCGCCCCGGAGCGGATGCAGGGCGTGAGCATCTGGCCGCAGCTGACCTCCGACCCCGAGCGGCCGACGCGCGACGCCATGTACTACCGGTACTACGAGCACGGCGACTCCAACCACGGCGTCTTCTCGCATTACGGCGTCCGGACCGAGCGGCACAAGCTCATCTACTTCACGGCGGACGGCGAGGGGCAGCCGTGGACCTCCAACCTGGTCTTCACCCCCGACTGGGAGCTCTACGACCTCGTCGAGGACCCGGACGAGCTGCGCAACGTCGTCCACGATCCCGCCTACGCCGAGGTCCGGGACGAGCTCATCGACCTCCTGGCGCGCGTGCAGCGCGAGGCGGGGGACACCCCGCACCCCTCGCAGGCGCTCATGGACCCCCGCACCTGATCGACGGCCGCCGCCGTCCCGATCTCCGCACTCTCGAAAGGCCCCCGTGCACGACACCGCTGCGCTCATCACCAACCGCATCCGACGCTTCCGCCGCGAGCAGGTCCGCGCCGCCGTCGAGGGCGATCGTCGCGCGCTCACGGTGACCGCCTGGCGGGTTCCCGGCGAGCCGGTGGAGTTCGACCACGCGCTCGCGCAGAGCTACGAGCCGATCGCTCCCGGCGATGCGCTGGGCGCGCCCTGGTCCACCTGCTGGCTGCACGTCACGGGCGAGCTCCCGGAGACGGGGGCGGACGGCCGCTTCGTCGCGGAGGCCAGCATCGACCTCGGCTTCACCCACGACCGCCCCGGCTTCCAGTCGGAGGGCCTGGTCTGGACGACCGACGGGCGCACCGTCAAGGGTGTGGAGCCGCTCAACTCCTACATCCCGCTCTCGGAGCGGCACGGGACCGTGCGCGGCGGCGCGATCGACTTCTACGTCGAGGCGGCCTCCAACCCCGATGTGACGGAGGGCTGGCAGTTCCGCCCGACCCGGCTGGGCGATCCCGAGACGGCGGGGACGGATCCCGCCTACCGGCTCGGGCGCGTCGACGTGCTCGTGCGCGACACGCAGGCCGCCGAGCTGGAGCAGGACCTCTGGACCCTCGCCGGGCTGCTCGAGCAGATCCCGGCCGACTCGACGCGCCACGCGCGGATCTCCCGCGCGATCGAGAACGCGATGGACGCCTTCGATCCGGACGACGTCGTCGGGAGCGTGCCGGCGGCGAGGGCGCAGCTCGCCGACGTGCTGGCATCGCCGGCCAGCGCGAGCGCCCACCGCGTCGTCGCCGTCGGCCACGCGCACATCGACTCCGCCTGGCTCTGGCCCGTGCGGGAGACCGTCCGCAAGTGCGCGCGGACGTTCTCGAACGTGCTCGACCTGATGGACGCCGACCCCGACTTCGTGTTCGCCGCCTCCTCGGCGCAGCAGTACGCCTGGGTGGAGCGCGTCTACCCCGAGCTGTTCCAGCGGATCGCGGCGCGCGTCGCGGAGGGCCGCTGGGTCCCGGTCGGCGGCATGTGGGTCGAATCGGACACGAACCTGCCGGGAGGCGAGGCGCTCGCCCGGCAGTTCGTGATGGGCACCCGCTACTTCCAGGACGCGTTCGGGATCCGCTCGCGCGTCGGCTGGCTGCCCGACTCCTTCGGCTACTCCGCGGCGCTCCCGCAGATCCTCCGGCGCTCGGGGCTGCCCTCCTTCCTCTCGCAGAAGATCTCCTGGAACGAGACCAACACCTTCCCGCACCACACCTTCGAGTGGGAGGGCATCGACGGCTCGCGCGTGTTCACGCACTTCCCGCCGGTCGATCTCTACAACTCCGTGCTGAGCCCCGCCGAGCTCGCGCACGCGGAGCGCAACTTCGCCGACAAGGCGGACTCGTCCTCCTCGCTCGTCCCCTTCGGGCACGGCGACGGGGGCGGCGGCCCGACCCGCGAGATGCTCGCCGCGTCCCGCCGTGCGGCCTCGCTGGAGGGCTCGCCGAGAGTGCGCGTCGCCGGCCCGGAGGCCTTCTTCGACGAGGCGCGCGCGGAGTACGCGACGCCGCCCGTGTGGAGCGGCGAGATGTATCTCGAGCTGCACCGCGGCACCTACACCTCGCAGGCGCGCACCAAGCGCGGCAACCGGCGCAGCGAGTCGCTGCTGCACGAGGCCGAGCTGTGGGCGACGACGGCCGCGCTCCGTGCGGGCCACGCGTATCCCGCCGAGCGGCTGACGGACATCTGGCGCCGGGTGCTGCTCCACCAGTTCCACGACGTGCTCCCCGGATCGTCGATCGCGTGGGTGCACCGCGAGGCGGAACGCGACTACGAGCTCATCGCCGCCGAGCTCGAGCAGATCATCGCCGAGGCGCTGGCCGCGCTGTCGCCGGCGGACGGGGAGCGCGCGCTCGCCAACTCGGGCCCCTTCGCGCAGGACGGCATCCTGTCGCTCGGCGCGGGCACGCCGCACATCGAGGACCGGGTCGAGGTGCACCGCGGGTCGGACGGCGTGGTCCTGCAGAACGCCGCCCTGCGCGCGCACATCGACGCCGACGGCCACGTGGTCTCGCTGGTCGACCGGGCGAGCGGGCGCGAGAGCGTTCCCCCCGGACAGCGTGCCGCGGTGCTGGAGCTGTACCGCGACACCCCGAACCAGTGGGACGCCTGGGACATCGATGCGCACTACCGCCGGCACCGTCGGGTGCTCGACGACGTGTCGGCCTGGGAGCTGGACGACGCCGACCCCTCGCGGCCGGTCGTCCGGGTCACGCGCGCCTTCGGCGGATCGACCGTCGTCGCGGAGATCTCGCTGTCGGCGAGGGCACGCGCACTCGACATCGCCTACGACATCGACTGGCACGAGAACCAGAAGCTCCTCAAGGCCGCGTTCCCGATCGATGTGCACGCCGAGTCCTCCGCCGCCGAGATCCAGTTCGGGCACGTCCGACGCTCCATCCTCGAGAACACGAGCTGGGATGCCGCCCGCTTCGAGACGAGCGGCCACCGGTGGGTCCACGTCGGCGAGACCGGCTTCGGCGCCGCGCTCGCCAACGACGCCAGCTACGGGCACGACGTGACCCGGAATCCGCGGGACGGCGGCGGCTCGTACGCCGTCATCCGCCAGTCGCTGCTGCGCGCGCCGCGGTTCCCCGACCCGCGCGCCGACGAGGGCCGGCACCGCTTCGCGCTCTCCGTGCGCCCGGGGGCGAGCGTGCGCGACGCGGTCGAGGAGGGCTACCGGCTGGCGTATCCGCTGCGTGCGGTCCCGGCCGACATCGCGCCGATCGCGGGCGTCGTGCGCGGGAACGCCGTGATCGAGACGGTGAAGCTCGCGGAGGACGGCAGCGGCGACCTCGTGCTGCGACTGTACGAGCCCCTCGGCGAGCGGGGGTCCTCCGAGCTCCGCATCGAGACCCCGGTCGACGAGATCTGGCAGACCGACCTCATCGAGGAGCGCGTCTCCCCCGAGGACGAGGCGCCCGCCTCCACCGCCGTGGACGCGGCCGGTGCGGGCGTCGTCATCGAGCTCGCCCCGTTCCAGATCGTGACGCTGCGAGCACGTCGTGCGAGCTGAGAGGACCCCGACGATGCCGAACCGTGACGAGCGACCGACGTGGCTGCGGCGCGCCCCCGGTGCGCAGCCGCGCATCTCCTTCGGCGCCGACTACAACCCCGATCAGTGGCCGCGCGAGGTCTGGGACGAGGATGTCGCGCTCATGCGCGAGGCGAACGTCGACGTCGTCTCGGTCGCGATCTTCTCCTGGGCCAGGATCCAGCCGGCCCGCGACCGCTGGGATCTCGACTGGCTGGACGAGGTCATGGACCTGATGGCCGCGAACGGCATCGGGGTGGACCTCGCGACCGCGACGGCGTCGCCGCCGCCCTGGCTGACGGCCGCGCACCCCGAGGTGCTGCCGGTCACGCGCGACGGCAGCGTGCTCTCGCAGGGGGGACGGCAGCACTGGCGCCCCACCTCGCCGGTGTTCCGCCGCTTCGCGCTCGAGCTCGTCGAGGTGCTCGCCGAGCGGTACCGCTCGCATCCGGCGCTCGTCGCGTGGCACGTCAGCAACGAGCTCGGCTGCCACAACATCCTCGACTTCTCGGACGACGCCGCGGCCGCGTTCCGCACCTGGCTCGAGCAGCGATACGGCACGATCGAGCAGCTCAACGAGGCGTGGGGCACCAGCTTCTGGTCGCAGCGCTACGGCGCCTTCGCCGAGATCCTCCCGCCGCGGCTTGCCGCATCCTTCCCCAACCCGACCCAGCAGCTCGACTTCGCGCGCTTCTCCTCGAACGCGTTGAAGGATCACCTCATCGCGGAGCGGGAGATCCTCACGCGGATCACCCCGGACGTCCCCGTGACCACGAACTTCATGATCATGGGCGAGATGAAGGGGATGAACTACGCGGACTGGGCCGATGCCGTCGACTTCGTCTCAAACGACCACTACGTCCAGCCCGGGTCGGGTGCGCGCGACGAGCTCGCGTTCTCGGCCTCCCTGACGAGCGGCGTCGCCGGCCACCGCCCCTGGTTCCTGATGGAGCACTCGACGAGCGCCGTCAACTGGCAGCCGATCAACGTCGCGAAGCGACCCGGCGAGATGGCCCGCGATGCGCTCGCGCACGTCGCCCGGGGCGCCGACGCGGTGTGCTACTTCCAATGGCGGCAGTCGCGAGCCGGCGCCGAGAAGTACCACTCGGGGATGGTGCCGCACGCCGGCGCCGACAGCCGGCTGTTCCGCGACGTCGTCGACCTCGGGCGCATGCTGCGACAGCTCGACGAGGTGGCCGGGAGCGAGCCGACCGCGGCCCCCGTCGGGATCGTCTTCGACTGGGAGTCCTGGTGGGCCAGCGAGCTCGACTCCCACCCGACGGACCGGCTCCGCTATCGCCGCGAGGCGCTGGAGTGGTGGCGCGCGCTGCTGGATCTCGGCATCCGCGCCGAGGTCGTGCCCTTCGGGGGCGATCTCTCGCGCCATCGGGTGATTGTCGCGCCGATCCTGCACCTCGTCTCGGACCGCGGTGCCGCGCGGCTGGAGGACTACGTGCGCGAGGGCGGCCACCTCGTCCTCACCTACTTCTCGGGCATCGTGGACGAGCGCGACCAGATCCGGCTCGGCGGCTACCCGGGGGCGTTCCGCGAGCTCCTGGGGGTCCGCGTCGAGGAGTTCGAGCCGCTGCTCGACGGCGAGCGCCTGCTGCTCGACGGCGGGCTCGCCGGCGACACCTGGAGCGAGCAGGTCTCGCTGACCGCCGAGGACGTCGAGGTCCTCCTCTCCTACCGCGAGGCGGGCCGGAACTCGGGGCCCGCGGTGACGCGGCGGGCCGTGGGCGCGGGGAGCGCGAGCTACGTCTCGACGCGCCTGGGCGAGGAGGGCCTGCGCGGGCTGCTCCCGGTGCTCCTCGATGCGGCGGGGCTGGCCTCGGAGCTCCCCGAGGCGCTCCGCGGCCGGGTCGAGCACGCACAGCGAGCGGACGCCGACACCGTCTGGGAGTTCTTCGTCAACCGCACGGACCAGCCCGTCGCGCTCGAGGGCCTTGCCGGCATCCCGATCCTGTCCTCCGGCTCGGACGACCCGGATGTGCTCGCGGCGAGAGGCGTCGCCGTGCGGCGGCGTCCGCGCGATCGCGCCGCGGAGCTGGACGCGGCAGACTGACCGCGCGGCCGACCGGCCGCGCCGCCGACGAGGGAGATGACATGCAGCTCGAGCTCGACCGCAAGGTGGTCATGATCACCGGCGCCGGCAGAGGCATCGGGCGCGCGATCGCCGAGACCTTCATGCGCGAGGGGTCGATCGTCGTCGTGACCGATGTGAGCGAGGAGGCGATCGCCTGGGCCGAGCCCACCCGCACCGCCGCCGGCGTCGCCGGCTCGTCGCTCGTCTGCGACGTCCGCTCGACCGCGTCCGTCCGGGCCGCGGTCGATGCCGTCCTCCAGCGACACGGGCGGATCGACGTCCTCATCAACAACGCCGGGATCCTGGGCGAGGGGCTGATCGAGGACACGGACGACGAGACGTGGAACCGCGTGCTCGACGTCAACGTCACGGGCACCTTCCGCACCTGCCAGGCCGTCATGCCGGCCATGAAGCGGCAGGGCGGCGGCCGGATCATCAACGCCGCGTCCTTCGCGGCGATCGTGCCGAGCGTCGGCAGCGCCGCCTATGCGGCCTCCAAGGCGGCGGTCGTGCAGTTCACCCGGACGCTGGCCGGGGAGCTCGGCCCCTGGGGGATCACGGCGAACGCCTACGCCCCCGGCATGATCCCCACCGACATCAACGGCTTCACCGAGCGGCCCGACGCGGAGCAGTCGCGGCTGCTCGACACGCTCACGCTCCGCCGCTGGGGGGAGCCCGAGGAGGTGTGCGACCTCCTCTGCTTCCTCGCGAGCGACGCCTCCCGCTACATCACGGGGACGCTGCTCGATGTGAGCGGCGGCAAGCTCGCCACGCAGCTGCCGCAGCGCGCCTACGAGATCGCGGGGCGCGCGTGAGGGCCGATGGGCGCCGCGTCGCCTGGGTCACCGGCGCGGGAAGCGGCATGGGGCGCGCGGCGGCCGTCGCGCTCGCCCCGGACCGCCGCGTGGCGCTGAGCGGTCGGCGCCGAGCCGTGCTCGACGAGACCGCGCGGCTGGTCGAGCGCGCGGGCGGGGAGGCGCTCGTCCTCCCGCTCGACACCCGCGACGCCGAGTCCATCGCCGCGGCGCGAGACGAGATCCGCGCAGGATGGGGGAGGGTCGACGAGGTCGTGCTCGCCGCCGGGCTCAATGCGCCGAAGCGCTCGTGGCGCGACCACGCCATGGCGGACGTGGAGGCGATCATCGAGACCAACCTGACCGGGACGATGCGCGTCCTCGACGCCGTCCTGCCCGATCTGCGGGCCGCCGGCTCCGGACACGCCGTCGTCGTCTCCTCCTACTCCGCGTGGCGGTTCTCGCCGCTCGCCGGCGTCGCCTACAGCGCGAGCAAGAGCGCGCTCGCGTCCTTGTGCCAGACCCTCAACGCGCAGGAGGCCGCCGCCGGCGTGCGCGCGTGTCACCTCTGCCCCGGCGACGTCGACACCGAGTTCCTGCGCCTGCGGCCCGAGGTGCCCGGGGAGGCGGCGCGGGCCGCGATGCTGAGCCCCGAGGACGTCGCCAGGGCCATCCGCTTCGTGCTCGACTCGCCCGCGCACGTCCGCCTCGACGAGCTCGTGATCAGCCCGATCTCGCAGACCTGATCGACCTCGGAGACCGCGATGCGACGCGCGTCTCGGGGTCACGGCGGGGCCCGCGTCGTCGATGCCCGCATTCCCGCTGCGGCACGCGTCAGCGGCTCGAGTCGGTCAGCGCAGTGCGAGCACCACGACGATGACGAGCGCGGCGGCGGCCGCGGCGAGCACGGCGCCGGCGGTGGCGCCGATCATGGCCCCGTCGGGCAGGCCGCGCGGGCTCTCGCCCGCGACCAGCGCGCGGTGCACCCGGCGGTAGCGCAGCTGCGAGGCGGCGGCGATGCCTCCCGCCGCGGCGAGGCAGAGCAGCGACGGGACGAGCGTCCACAGGCCGGCCAGATCCGGCAGGATGCGCGCGCCCAGCAGCGCGCCGACGCCCATGGCCAGCGCGGTGCGCCGCCACGCCAGAGCGGTCCGCTCGGGCTGCAGCCCCGCGTCGAAGACGCGGTCGGGGAGGGTCATGCCAGCAGCACCGCGAGCAGCACGAGCACGGCGACGACGGCGACCCCGATGCCGAGCGGCAGGGCGAGGTGGGGCGCGGGGAGCGGGCGCGAGCGGCGCAGAGCCCGCTCCGCCGACATCCACCCGAGCCAGGCCTGGACGGGCGTGGCGCAGCCGAGCACGATCAGCAGCACCGACGCGGCGAGGCGGAGCTGGGGCTGCAGGCCGAGCCCGAGCGCCTCGAGGGCGACGCCGCCCGCGATGAGGGCGAGCGCGGTGCGGATCCAGGCGAGGAAGGTGCGCTCGTTCGCCAGGGTGAAGCGCGCGTCGGGCTCCTCGCCGTCGCGATAGACACGGGCGGGGAAGCGCGCGCGGTCGCTCATGCGCTCGCCTCCTCGCGCCGCGCGACGGAGCGGAAGCCGGTGTTGCTCATCGACGAGTCCGGGGTGTTCGACGAGCGGGCCGCGTTGCGGTAGCGGTTGCAGTAGGAGTCGTGGCAGAGGAACGATCCGCCGCGCATCACCCGCGCCTGCCCGTGGTCGGGGCCGGCGGGCTCGTGACGCGGCGAGACGGCGTAGTAGCCCGCATCCCACCAGTCGGCGCACCATTCCCAGACGTTGCCGACGGTCTGCCAGAGCCCGTAGGCGTTGGGCTCGAAACTGCGCACCGGCGCGGTGGTGAGGTAGCCGTCGTCGAGGGTGTTGGTCAGCGGGAATCGACCCTGCCAGACGTTCATGCGGTGCGGTGCGCCGTCGGTGCCGCCGATCTCGTCGCCCCAGGGGAAGCGGTCGCCGTCGCGCCCGCCGCGCGAGGCGGCCTCCCACTGCGCCTCGGTCGGCAGCGCACGTCCGGCCCAGTCGCAGTAGGCCTTCGCGTCGTTCCAGGAGAGGTGGATCGCGGGGTGGTCGCCCCGGTCCGTGAGATCCGACCCGGCACCGCCGGGATGCCGCCAGTCGGCTCCGCGCACGCCCAGCCACCAGGGCGTTCCGGGCGCCTGTCCCATCACGTCGGACTCGGGGGCGGTGAGCGCGAGGTGGAACACGGCCGAGAAGCCGAAGGTCTCGGCCTCGGTGCGGTAGCCCGTCGCGTCGACGAAGCGGGCGTAGTCGTCGTTCGTGACCGTCGTCGCATCGATCGAGAAGGCGTCGAGCTCGACCGGGTGGCGGGGCGTCTCGCCGTCGCCGCGGTTCTGGTCACCGCGCGCGTCGCCCATCAGGAACGTCTGCGCCGGCACGGTCACCTGCTCGATCCGATGCGGCCTCGCCGACGGCGCCGTCGGCACAGTGCCCGTCGCCGGCGCGGCCATCGCGAGGAACGCGGCACGGCCCTTCGGCGCACAGCAGTCCGCCGCCGACGCGGAGGTGCCGGCATCGTCGAGGTGAGGGGAGCCGTCATGGTCGTGCGGGATCATCACCACCATTCAAGCAGTGCCACAGGCGACGTCCGTCCGATGTGATGAGGCCGTGCGGTGCCAATCCCGATCGGCTCGTCCGAATGCGGACGCGAGCGGCGACCGTGCCTGGAGAACAACGAAGTCCCCTGGAGATCCAGGGGACTCGGTGGTGCCTCCGACCGGTGTCGATCCGGTGACCTTTCGATTCTTCGTCAGATCGGGATGACGGGAGGTCGGACCTTTGGCCTCGAATTCTCACAACTCCCTCATCACCGCGGCCCGCTGTGATCGCAGTCGGCGCTTGGAGCGTGTCCGGCTTGTGTTTGCGTTGTGTCCGCTCGGATCCGATCGCGAACCTGGCACCGAGTTCGATCGCCGGATCGCGGCTGACCGATAGCGAGTCGGGCCCTTTTCCGCTTCGAGCCGGCGAGCAAACACCGAGATCTGATGCTCGAGTTCAGCGAGCCTCACGCAGTCTCGACTGGTGGGCGAGAATGGTCGGGCCAGAGGGGGATGATGTCCTGTGTCGAGCGAAGCCGAAGCGCTGACGCTGGTAGAGCTACGCTCACTATTGCTCGATTGGACCGTCGACGCTGCTGACCGCGCGCAAGTCGATCAGTACGTACGCTCGCTCAGCGTGCAGGATATTCAGCTCCATGCGGTTTCGACTGAGTGCCTGCAGAGCACGTACCGGCGGCGCTCGCGGCGCGACACCTCAGTCCTCGGACTGCGGGAGTTCTGCCGGAAGCTCGAGGTGACACGGCAGAGCGAAGTTCTCTACGGCATGGTCAGTACTGATGCGGCGGTGCTGAGCATTTGGCTGAGTACACCTGGCCGTTCGCTGATTGGCGCCACATTCGGCCGCGTGCAACATCATCGCCAACTCTGATCGCTTGCGCTCGGTAGGGCGGTCACCGGTTGTCGCCACCTCTCTCGAACGCGGCGGGTGGATGGTTCGCAAAGGGCTCGATGGCACTTCACGGGCTCCCGCACGCGACTCCGCGGTCACCAGTCTGAGTCGCATCGGGACCGCGGAGCTACATCACCGAG
The Homoserinibacter sp. YIM 151385 DNA segment above includes these coding regions:
- a CDS encoding carbohydrate ABC transporter permease — protein: MTSLSSAPTGARRRRGRSASRSLARSIPLLPGVVLLGVFMAGPIVTAIVGSFTDSSLTGAAASSSSWVGLQNYIDLFTSPDFPNAVWLTVVFVLVSGVIGQNVVGMVLALLLRSGSRRVGGFVSTFVIAAWVLPEIVGAFAGYAFFSEDGTLNAVLAGLGLETVPWLYAFPMMSVIIANIWRGSAMSMMIYSAALQGIPAEITEAAEIDGASGIKRFFLVTLPMIRSSIATNMMLIVLHTLSVFTLIWVMTVGGPGNSSTTLPVLAYQEAFKYSQLGYGTAIAAVMLVVGAIFSVMYLRALRTDGGPE
- a CDS encoding carbohydrate ABC transporter permease; this encodes MSMTSPSGRGLRLAVNLVLLVVGLLFALPLLWMVLASVDASATLALQAPSLTLDNFAKVLTPDLAGLPLLNSFLLSAGCAVITVALATLAAYPLSRYRTKFNKRFLYTLLFATSLPMTVLMVPVYSLFAQLNLIDSLPGTTLFLAASELPWAIWLMKNFVDSVPTELEEAAWVDGASSMRALWTIIVPLIRPGLAVVGIYVFSHAWGNFFVPYVLLLSQQYQPAAVSIFTFFGEYGAVAYGQLAAYSLVYSAPVLALYAFVWKSLGGGSALAGAMKG
- a CDS encoding sulfatase family protein, producing MTAARRPNIVLILTDDHAAHAIGAYGSVVNRTPRIDEIAAEGRVLENCFCTNSLCAPSRASILTGAYSHVNGVTTLGAHIDASQPTFVSALRESGYRTAIVGKWHLGDGAPHDPQGFDYWDVLVEQGEYFDPTFLSAEGRRTVPGYATDVITDLALEWAEQQEGDAPWCLLIWHKAPHRPWEPDEAHKGMYSDPIPVPATFGDDYATRTSAAHRATMRVADDLTLEDLKEYPPPGLTYEETALWKYQRYMEDYLACVASVDDNVGRVLDWLRGRELFDDTLVMYSSDQGFYLGDHGWYDKRLMYDEALRMPLLVSYPRQIPADGTRLGQIVTNVDFAQTILEAAGVAAPERMQGVSIWPQLTSDPERPTRDAMYYRYYEHGDSNHGVFSHYGVRTERHKLIYFTADGEGQPWTSNLVFTPDWELYDLVEDPDELRNVVHDPAYAEVRDELIDLLARVQREAGDTPHPSQALMDPRT
- a CDS encoding alpha-mannosidase codes for the protein MHDTAALITNRIRRFRREQVRAAVEGDRRALTVTAWRVPGEPVEFDHALAQSYEPIAPGDALGAPWSTCWLHVTGELPETGADGRFVAEASIDLGFTHDRPGFQSEGLVWTTDGRTVKGVEPLNSYIPLSERHGTVRGGAIDFYVEAASNPDVTEGWQFRPTRLGDPETAGTDPAYRLGRVDVLVRDTQAAELEQDLWTLAGLLEQIPADSTRHARISRAIENAMDAFDPDDVVGSVPAARAQLADVLASPASASAHRVVAVGHAHIDSAWLWPVRETVRKCARTFSNVLDLMDADPDFVFAASSAQQYAWVERVYPELFQRIAARVAEGRWVPVGGMWVESDTNLPGGEALARQFVMGTRYFQDAFGIRSRVGWLPDSFGYSAALPQILRRSGLPSFLSQKISWNETNTFPHHTFEWEGIDGSRVFTHFPPVDLYNSVLSPAELAHAERNFADKADSSSSLVPFGHGDGGGGPTREMLAASRRAASLEGSPRVRVAGPEAFFDEARAEYATPPVWSGEMYLELHRGTYTSQARTKRGNRRSESLLHEAELWATTAALRAGHAYPAERLTDIWRRVLLHQFHDVLPGSSIAWVHREAERDYELIAAELEQIIAEALAALSPADGERALANSGPFAQDGILSLGAGTPHIEDRVEVHRGSDGVVLQNAALRAHIDADGHVVSLVDRASGRESVPPGQRAAVLELYRDTPNQWDAWDIDAHYRRHRRVLDDVSAWELDDADPSRPVVRVTRAFGGSTVVAEISLSARARALDIAYDIDWHENQKLLKAAFPIDVHAESSAAEIQFGHVRRSILENTSWDAARFETSGHRWVHVGETGFGAALANDASYGHDVTRNPRDGGGSYAVIRQSLLRAPRFPDPRADEGRHRFALSVRPGASVRDAVEEGYRLAYPLRAVPADIAPIAGVVRGNAVIETVKLAEDGSGDLVLRLYEPLGERGSSELRIETPVDEIWQTDLIEERVSPEDEAPASTAVDAAGAGVVIELAPFQIVTLRARRAS